One Cellulosilyticum sp. I15G10I2 genomic window, ACTAGAATAAAAGCCACGAGAACATTTATTAATTTTTGTATAGGTAAAGAATATATTAAAAATGTCAAAATAGAATTACCGAAGAAACCTGAGATTATAAAGGAAACTTATTCAGATGCAGATTTGCGAAAATTATTAAAGAAGCCAGATAGAAACTCATTCAATCAATGGAAGAGTTGGATGATAGCTAACTTTTTATTAGGAACTGGATGTAGAGTAAGAACTGCTATTAATATTCAGATTAAAGATTTAGATATAGATAATCAATTGATATATTACAGGGAAACTAAGAATAAACGTCAGACCATAATACCAATGTCTAGTATGTTAAAAAGTTCCCTAGAAGATTATTTATCATTATGGGATAATACACCTGATGATTATTTATTCCCTAATTATAGGGGAGAACAGATGTCAGCAGATGCATTTAAACGCAATGTACAGCGTTATAATAATAGTAGAGGTGTTACTAATACATCGAGCCATTCATATCGTCACACATTTGCTAAGAATTGGATTCTAAATGGTGGAGATATATTCAGGCTCCAAAAGATATTATCCCACTCTACAATGGATATGGTACGTAAATACGTGAACATGTATAGCAGTGATTTGCAAATTGGATTTGATAATTTCAATCCACTAGATAATATTTCTGGTGTTAAAGATAAGATAAAAATAAATAGATAGTATAAGCATTACAACCTTGTACAAGTAACGTAAAGTATCTAGTCATACAATTAACCACCCTGATATAAATCAACGCTATAAACGCAAATAAGAGCCGTATACATAATTAGTATATAGGCTCTTTTGTTATGTAATTATATTAATATTATTTCATAATTTTTATGAGTTATTTATTGAAATTCTAAGCATATCAAGGCTTAAATATAGTGTTATAGGATACAATTTCCCTATTATTAGTCTAAAATAATACCTATAATTTCCATAGAAGTATATTTTAAGGTGAAGTTAGAGGTTATTTATTCATTTCTCTATGTGTGTTTATAATTTTAATTTAATCGCCACTTTAAAAGGTCAATATAATATTAAACCACATAAATATCTATTGTCAAGATTAATGAACTATAGCACTCATAAACGTTGAAATGTCCATATCATAATCTGTCGTTTTAAGGTATCATGATACTATAATTTTAGCTAAAGTTAAATTCAAAAGATTGAGGTTTAAATATGCAATGGGATAACCAATTAGAAGAATGCTTAAATGATTTTTTTTCAAATCATCCAGTGGGAATAAATATAGATGATTGTAGTTATAGTTACTTCAATCTGGGAGTTGATGTTCTCGTAAAGTGTTTTAAATATCAATTAGAAACAGGTATTGATGTGTTGAAAGAATATGAAGAAATACATTCAACAATTCATGATTGCTGGATGTTTAGTTATGGACGTAGATATATATCAGATGTGTCATTGTTATTAACCAAGATAGATAAAGTTTTAAATTATAAGGGATATTGGGATATATCAAGTGGGGATTTAAATATTGTAGAAAAAGCTAAAGAAAAAATAGCGGGTAACGATAAAGGTGTAGGATATAATGAAAGAAGAATGCGAGAAGAGTGGCATGAATATGTTAAACAATATTACATGTTTTCTCCCAAGCTATCCAAAGAACATACTATAAATACAATTAAACTAATTAAAAATCAGAAATTATATAAAAAGGATGAAATTAGTATTACTCATGATAATTATCCAGTAATACTCCTATTATTTAATGAAGGTAAAGTTACTTATATAACAGGGGTTGAGAAAAATCTGGAAAATAGAATTATTACATATCAACGGAATAAAAATTTTACACATTATAGCTATATTTCTGTAGATGCTTCGATATTAGATGAAATGATTGTAGAGCTACTAATTTATTATAATCCGAAAGGGATACATAAAAATCAAGTTAGCACGGATAAATCTGCTTATAGAACCCTCAGTATGATTAAAAGAAGATATAAGTATATTGATAATGTGAATCTAACAGTTATAAAAAAGGTTTGTGCAATTTATGAAATCCCAATACACTATTTGAATGGCAATATATCTTTAGTAAATAGGGATGAGTTTGATAGAGCATTATCAAAGTATTTGGGTAAAGAAGTTAATTATGAGAAAGAGAAAGGTTTGATGGATTTATTAAATGAAATATAGAATTAGAGGTAAGTATGGAATACCTAGAAAGAATATCGGAACTTGAGCAAGAAAATAAAAAGTTAAGAATGCAACTTCAAAGATGTAAGAGTTTGCTTGAGACAATTAAAGGTAAGCCCAATTGTAAAAACTTTTATAATTGTGATTTAGTAGATTGTGATTTTGATGGCTCGTTTGATACAACATTAGATGATTTATAAAAATATAGAGGGTAGCTTAATTGCTATCCTCTTTTCTATTCAAACATAGTTTCCAAATACTGCATAATGAGAGCTTCTTTTTTAGGAGAAATATCTTTATCCTGTAAGAATGATACTATCTTTAAAATCTCAGAAGATAGAGGATTTTCTTCTCTATCAATTAAATAATCAACTGCAATGTGAAAATAGTCAGCAACCCTTACAACCTTGTCAATAGATGGAGAATTAGTATCCCATTTTCTAATCGTACCTCTACCAAGATTAACAGCTCTTTCTAAACCTATTAAAGTTGTGTTCTTTGCATCACATAACGCTTGTATTCTATCTACAATTGACATAAACAATTCACCTCAAAAAATAATAGTAAAAAAATAACACTAAATATATTGACAAGTAGCAAATTTGACACTATACTTAAATTAAACTAATCGAGCAGTATAAAATATAGTGATATCCATATATGCATAAATATCAATAATATCTCGTGGCAGAGGTTTATTCGTCATGCATATATAGTATCAAATTTAACACTTGTATAAATAATATCATTTATATTTGCTACTGTCAATATTTAGTTATACATATTTTGAATATTATAATTAAAGAGGAGAGATGTAAAATGAGTGAACAAACAAAACAGTTTATCAATGCAGTATGTCAACTATCAGGAATTAAAGAAGTAGATTACACCAACAAAGAAATATTAGACCTAGCCATTGACCATATAGTATTCGGATTAGAGTTAATTACGGATGAAGATGATATGGATAATATTGTAGATCAGGAGCAGTTTGATAGGTTTAATTATATGATTACTGAGATACATAATGCTTATTATGGAGTTGCTTAAAAAACGTGTATTTGCACAAGTTGAAGTGTTTGAATATATTAAATAGTTACAACTAATTAATAATGATATGATTTTGTAGTAAAAAAGCATAAAAAAACAACCATATACTCTCGGTATATAGAAGTTATGCACTAACAATATCTAAGGAAATCTCTTGGTAACACTACTAATTCCCTTCCCTATAACCTTATTATAACACAAAATACTAAAAAGTTCAATAATTGTAATGATTTTTTATTTGTTATAGGATTGATATGGGAGAGGAGGTAGGAGAAGAAAATAAATATATTTACTTATACCATAAAAGTAGTTTTAAAACAAGATGATGGAGTGTGGTTGAATGGAAAAAAGAAAACCTATAAAAGAAATGGAGATGATTGGATGAAGAAAAAGAATGTGTACATACCAAGTCTGGAGGCAGAGGATATATACTGCAATATGTTTAGGGGTTATGATATAGAACTAGATTATTGTGGCATGCTACCATACAGTTTAGAGCTTATGAAACTCAGAAAAGAAGGGTTAAAAGTTAAGACAAATAACAAGACAGGAAAGTTAGTAAGTAAAGATGTGATTAATGTAAAGTTTAAACGTAAGGTGAAATCTGGTTTTATAATATTGGAGCATAAGAACAACAAATTAACCCAGCTAAACAAAGAATATGCTTTTCTGATAGATAGAGATAATTTAACTGATATTGAGATTAAGAAAAAGGAATCACTAGAAAAATCTATAGATTTACTAGAAAAAAGTATTGATAATTTCAAAGAAGAGTTATCTGATAAAGAATTTTGCATAAATTGGGAAGAAGTTAAAAATGATGAATTAAGAAAAAAACTCTACACTGAAGGTTTTACTCTTACGGAGATCAACAAGAAAACGGGGGAGGTTATAAAAACAAATTATATAGTATATAAACGTAGTTCAGCAAAAAGTAGGACAGGACAATGTTTATTTATAAAGAAAGATTTATATAACAACATGATTGCTTGGAGTAGAATGGGACTTGATTTTAGTAAAGGTGAATATGACCTAGCGAGCCTACTTGCTTATGAATCTCTAGTTTCTTCAGCACTCGAAGATATAATAGAAATTAATCCTGACAATATTTTGCTTGTAGATGATATTGAGAGTGTATTTGAATGGGATTGTAATGTTGTTAGACAGAATGAAGAGTCTGGATGTCTTGATAGTTTTCCTGAAACTTATAAGGTTAAAAATAGTTTATTTGATGGAGAAACAATTTTAGATGTAAAATACTTCACAAGCGAAGGCAACCATTCTATGCAATTACTAAGAAATCATATGTTTAAATCAGCGTCATTTGCATGTCATATAGAAAAATTCATGCGTGATAAGGCTGAGGAACTAGGTATTGATTTTGACACATGGGAACTCAAAAATATGTTTAATGAGCCGATATTAGCAAAAGATGTACATATGATTTGCACTCCTACTAGCCTAAAAGCCTTAAAGTTTTATAAAATATTTGAGGAGGATAAGTTTTTAGGTCAAAAGAAGATGTGGAATCACTGGAAACAAACTGTTAAAAATGAAGGTAATATTTTTGGTATATGCAAACATGAAAAAGAAAGCAAAAGAGGAACCGATGAAGAAGGAAATGTACTCCAGCAAACAAGTTATCAAATGCTAAATAGTATAAACTTCACGACTGAGGATATTGAGGGCATAACAAAATTTGAAAGAGATTATATTAATAATCTAAAGAATGATGATGATAAGTTTATTGAACATCTCATAACTACTGCCGATAACAATAATAGCAATATGATGATGGCTGATTTGGCAAAACACAATAATAATTTTATGAGTACACCAGTTTTTAAGAATTTTAGAAAAGGGATAATAAGCAAATATGTTAAGCGAGTGAAAAAAGGTAAAGTACGTTTAAATGGAGATTATTGCGTTCTACTTGGTAATCCGATGGAATATTTATTACATGCCATAGGTCGATGGAAAAAAGAAGATGGGTGTTTATTGTTATTTGACAATCAGATCTCAACAACACTATTTGATTATGATAAAGAGTTAGTTTGTATGCGGAATCCTCATACTTCTCCATCTAATATCTATATAGGTAGCAACACAGAAGTTGAATTTATAAATAAATACTTTAATTTAACCAAAAATATAGTATGTGTTAACGCTATCAATTACCCTTGTCAGGACATATGGAGCTCTGCTGATTATGATTCAGATAGTATTGTAATTTTTGATAATATAGCTATGACAGAACGTTGTAAAGAAATGTTTGGCAAGTATAAGCCATGTATAAATGACATTAAAAATTCAGACGGTAGTACCTTAAAACCTATAAATTATAAAGTAAACTTTGAGAATATGTATAAGATTGATAATCAATTAAGTACAAGTCAAAAAAATATAGGATTATGCGTTAATGATGCTCAGTTGGTTATGTCGGCTTACTATGATCTTCTTAATACAGGTGATAAACAGGATAAACTACAGGAGCTATTAAAAAAAGTTGATGTAGCTACTGTTCTATCAACGGTATGTATTGATTTAGCTAAAAAAATGTATCCCATTGACCTAGAAACAGAAATTAACAATATAACTAATGTACAACTAACTAAAGTAGGAAAACCAATGTTTTTTAAATATATCAGTCAAAGTAAAACGATTAGCAGAAGAGTAGAGCCTTATAAATGTTCAATGGATAATTTATATAATGTAATGAGTACTCTACCAAGAGCAAATGAGAGAAAAGATGTTAGTTTATTATCTTTACTTAAAAAACTAAATCCATCAAAAGCTGATAGAAAACAAGAACAAAAAATATTTGATTATGTAAACGAAATGTGCAAAAAGATAAATCAAATAGAAAGTGAATCATCCAATAATAAAGATGATGATGAAGAGAAAAAAGAAAAATACAGAAAGATTGATAGTGTAATTAAATATTATCACAACTACATAAGTAGAAGTACAGTTAAACCAGACACTATGTATGGAATTATGTATCATATGGTAAAAAATAATAAGAGTGATATAACTGTAAAACTACTAAATGCTCTACATAAAACTCAGAGAGAAGTATTTATAGATGTATTTAACAGAAGAAGAAATATTATATCAATAAAAAGTACCACACATTTAAAAACAACGCAAAAACAAACCCATGAGCATCAACTGATACAAGGGGCTTGAACTAATTTTTATTGGTGTCCTAAAGGAAGGGATGTTGAGTGCAAAGTCAGACCTATTTTTACATAGTTGCCCACGAAAATCTATAGGATTAGTAGTGCGACATCCTTATTTTTTAAATAAACACATAATTACTACCTATAGTATAACACAAATTATTATACTATACAATAGCTTTTTAATAATTTCAGATATTTTTTTGTGTTGATGATTCACTATACAAACGTATTTTAACACAAACTAAATATAAATACAAGTATAAAAATAAAAAATTAAACTAAGAAAAGGGGATTTTAAAATGAAAAAAACGATTAAAGTAGGAAACACAGAGGTAGCAAATCAAGTGGTGAGTATGGAGTATCTATTAGATATTGCCATTAAGAAAGTAGAGAGAGCCATAGAGCAATCATCGATAGGTGAGGAAATGGAATATCTAGTAAGTAGGATGACAAAGGATGATACTTTCGCTGGAATCACTATACAGCCAAAAGGTTTATATGAAATGGTAGAGCTTGCAGATGAAACACTGATTAACAATGATAACAACCTCACACTTAGGGAGAACATGGATGCATACCAGCTAGATTTATGTTTAACGGATTTACTCAATTTAAACAGCAAGGATATTACATATAAGATTAGCAATTTATACCTAGCATATAAAAACAGCTTATTTTTCCAGTATCCAGTAGGATTAGAATGTAAGGATATTGCTACATTACAATACGATGAAAAGTCAGAAAGTTTTAAGCATGTATCCGTTGGTATTGTTACAATCTATGATGGGTACTTACAAATTATTGAGTCATATAATGAGGTTGATGGTAGCAATAAAGAAATCTATCCAGTTAAACATGAATATGTTAAATCATCTGATATGAGTGGTAAATATGAGTGGAAATTAGTCACTGCCTAATTACGGCATAACAATTACATATAAGGTTAGGGGATGCCTGTAAATCCCCACTATATGATGAGAGGGAGATATAAAAATGAATACAGTAAATTTATGCGATTTAGAAGATGTTGGAACGATAGCCGAGCACATTACAAAAGCAGAGGATTATATCAAGGAAATAAAACAGGATAAAAAAATGTATTCTACTGAATACTCTGACTTAATACAAACTATAGAAGATTGGATACCAGCATTAAGACAATACATAAACCATGATGATTATATTTGTGGATTTTATATGGATGAAGGTAGCTATGTAATTTGTGAGCCTTATCATGTTTGTCCTGAAGATGGTGATGGTGATTTAATTATTGTCGAGTGGCAGATGTAAGTTGAAATGTGTTGCTATCTCTATTTTTAGGAGGAGAGTGGAGGTAGCAATTACATATATAAATAGGATGGGAGCTGATTATAATGATTTACATATATAATCCATTACAAGCAAAATTTTATGTTAGTAGAGGATGCATAGTATTAGATACCGGTATTCATAAAAAAACTAATAAACCATTCTGGGCATTTAATAGAACAGAGAGTTATGATGCTTATTGTCAATGGTGTAAAAATAGTAAGCATAGGGACACTGATGACACTAATAAACCCTAGTGACATTCTTGACACTATATAGAGTGACATAGATGACACTAGCTAGTGACACTGATGTCCTTATATATAGTGACATAGATGTCCCACCAACTATATTAATATATTATATGAATCTATTAAATGAATATATTAGATGAATACTTACTTGCACAATTGAAATTGTCCAAGATAATGTCGGTTAAAGAATAAAAGAATCCAGTGACAAATGTAAAGTTGTTATTGTTATTGGATTACAACTATATAATGAGAGGATCTGATATTATGAATAAAGAAGAAAAAGTTACATGGGAAGTAGTAGATAAAAGTAAGTTTGTTATGACTGGATTTTTACAATTTAATAATCCATTAATCAGGGAGATAATTTATAAAACTAATATGCAAGTAGCTATGATGTATTGTGTATTGTTATCTCATAGAAATACAGAAAATAATCAATGCTATCCTTCTTTGGGTGTATTAGCTAGTGAAACAAATCAAATAAAGAGAACAGTTCAACGGCAAATTGATGAATTGTATGATAATGGTTATATAATAATCAATAGTGGTAGGCATGGTATAGCTAATAATTATTATTTCCCCAAGGAAAAGTTTTATGATAATTGTATAGAATCTCAACAAGCAAATAGAAGGAAAAATGTATTATCTGATAGAGTAAATAAAAAATTGAAGAAGAAAGAAAAGCAGAAGCAAGATAGTATTGTTATTAATGAAAATACAATTGATACTGTTACTGGAGAGGTTGTTGGGAATATCGATACGCAGAATTCTTCGGAACGTGGAGAACCCAATCCTACATATAATAAGCCTGATATAGAAGAAATACCGAGTAAACCATTATCTAAAGATGAAGTTATTGATAGGATAAAAATATATTGTGAGAACCTAGATAAACTTAGGCAAAGTGTATTGTTTGATAAGATATTTACTATTATTGGTGAAGGTAATAAGTTTAGCAAAGTAGATGTTTCTACTCTATATGAAGTAGTCAAGATGATTAATAAATGGGGAAATACAGATTTATTAGCAAGTTAATATTACTCTTATAGTAGGGGTACATTTACACTAACTGGCAGAGTGTATTTTATATATATATAGCTATAAAGTACGTTCGCATACACATGACAAAATATTTTTTATTTGGACAACTATTTTGAATAGTAGTACAATAATATCATGAGAGGGGGTGAAAGGTATGGAGAAAAAGATTTGTCCTACATGTAAGAGCGAATTAACTATTGAACCAGTAGATTCAGGGTTTATGAATGGAAATAAACCACTTCCAGAAGGAAGAGAATATACTACAATAACAGCATTCAATTGCGAAAATCATGGAACAATTGAAATAGCTGGAATACCATTTGAGGAAGCACAACTTAAATATGGTAAATAGCAAGTACATAGAGCATCTTACTTTTCTGGTAAGGTGCTTTTATTATGCACAAATTTATATTAGTTTATATAAGGCAGTATAAAAAATTAAGTAGATGTAAGTACAAATTTATATTAGGTAATGTAAACGGATATAAGGTTATATGAAAATTATGAAAGGTGTGATGAGTGATATGGAGATTATTGGAACTATTATTTTAGCAGTAGGTATGATATTGGTAGCTGTCTGGGTGGTTGTAACTCTCGAGATGAATCGTTTAAAGAGAGCTAATGACCGACTTATGGAAGAGAATAAAGATATTAAAGATGCGTATATGGCGTATAGAAAACATATGGATATGCGATTTGATAAGAATATAGATAATGTTATCCAAAGGACTAAGCAAGCAATTGATAGAAATAATGAAGTAATTGCAAAAGTTGATAAAGATAGGGGTGAAGAGCAATGTTATTTTTAGTGGTATTGAAATACATAATTT contains:
- a CDS encoding helix-turn-helix domain-containing protein, with the translated sequence MNKEEKVTWEVVDKSKFVMTGFLQFNNPLIREIIYKTNMQVAMMYCVLLSHRNTENNQCYPSLGVLASETNQIKRTVQRQIDELYDNGYIIINSGRHGIANNYYFPKEKFYDNCIESQQANRRKNVLSDRVNKKLKKKEKQKQDSIVINENTIDTVTGEVVGNIDTQNSSERGEPNPTYNKPDIEEIPSKPLSKDEVIDRIKIYCENLDKLRQSVLFDKIFTIIGEGNKFSKVDVSTLYEVVKMINKWGNTDLLAS
- a CDS encoding tyrosine-type recombinase/integrase; its protein translation is MTTKRKIEIKGNKARTLKDAREEFMNYNRVRRLAEATMSMYEENLNHFFTIIPSDTLCKEFTYNQVQEYLMVLNDRYTNVITITTRIKATRTFINFCIGKEYIKNVKIELPKKPEIIKETYSDADLRKLLKKPDRNSFNQWKSWMIANFLLGTGCRVRTAINIQIKDLDIDNQLIYYRETKNKRQTIIPMSSMLKSSLEDYLSLWDNTPDDYLFPNYRGEQMSADAFKRNVQRYNNSRGVTNTSSHSYRHTFAKNWILNGGDIFRLQKILSHSTMDMVRKYVNMYSSDLQIGFDNFNPLDNISGVKDKIKINR
- a CDS encoding helix-turn-helix domain-containing protein; the protein is MSIVDRIQALCDAKNTTLIGLERAVNLGRGTIRKWDTNSPSIDKVVRVADYFHIAVDYLIDREENPLSSEILKIVSFLQDKDISPKKEALIMQYLETMFE